tttctcctcGAACAACGGTGATAAATCGAACCCTTCCGATAAGGAAATTATATGGAAGGCATTTAACGTCTCCGATTGCTTCAATTTCTCCTTGCTCTCGTCGAATTCCTGCTCCTCTTTTGTTATTACAGTCCTCGGCGTGGATTTCCTGAACCAGGAGGACTCCATGATCTTTGATGTTGTAATTCTGCTGCTCGGATTCGGATCCAGGAGTTTCGTTATTAATCGACGGGCTTCCGGTGAGAACCACGGCGGGCACTTGAAGTCTCCTCTGTAAATCTTCCTGTACATCGACACAATATTGTCGTCTTGAAATGGGAGAAATCCGGCGAGAAGAACGTAAAGGATGACTCCACATGACCACAGATCAGCTTTGGCGCCGTTGTATCCCTTCTTCCCAATAACTTCCGGCGCAACATACGCCGGCGTGCCACAAGTTGTGTGCAACAGTCCATCCTGTTTCAGATGCTCTGAAAATGCGCTGAGTCCAAAATCAGTTACCTTAAGATTTCCGTCGTCGTCGAGAAGAAGATTCTCCGGTTTGAGGTCCCGATGATAAACTCCACGACTGTGGCAAAAATCGATCGCAGAAATCAGCTGCTGAAAGTAAAGTCTAGCCACATCTTCTCTCAATCGGCCTCTGGAAATTTTGGAGAACAGTTCCCCGCCACGAACAAGCTCCATCGCGAAATAGATCTTCGATTTGCTCGCCATAACCTCATGAAGCTCGACGATATTCGGATGCTTCACCATCTTCATCACAGAGATCTCCCTCTTGATCTGCTCCATCATGCCTACTTTTATCaccttctccttcccaaccaccTTCATCGCCATGTTCGTCCCCGTCTGCAAATTCCGGGCATGATAAACCTTCGCAAAAGTACCATGCCCTAGAAGCCGACCTAGTTCATACTTTCCATGGAGAACACCAGACTGACCGTCTCTGTCCTTTTCCGCCATTGATTCgatcttttttcaaatttaaaatagaaatatacaAACGATTCTTTCACGCCTTTCTTCTCCTACTTAATTAGAGCGTAGAGATAAGAGAAAATTGAGGAGGATGAGAAAGGGAGAAAATGGATCACCCGTCTTCGACGTGTTTCCGGTGACAGTTCCGGCCGCCGATCCACTTGCCAGCTCGACCACTAGAGATGAATCTTGTCAACAAAGCTCCTCTCATCTCTCTGCATTCCCTAAGAGGGCGCCTTCTCCGCTAAATCAGTTACAGAAATTCTCTCTAGGGCTTTCAAAGAGCTCCGATAACCGGCGGAAGTTCACTTCTTAGCCCCTTCTATTCTCTGCATCTTCTTGCTCCTTTTATAGCGACGGGATATTCCGTAATTACCTTTTTGTCCCGAGAAATGATCGTATGGCTGTTATTCAATCTGATTTGAGCAGGTGTCAGAAACATGGCggttcattcttttatttgcCAGTTTTGACGTCACTCCTTTTTCACGGGCTCCATTGGGGAGCGTAATGGGCCATCGTGGTGGCTTCATGGCCCACATTTCAAAACGATTCTAAtttctttacttttaaatattttaatttaattattatattttcgatcaattttaaaatcgGGAAAcgtttttcaattaataattaaaaaaaaaaaagcaataataaaataattaattatggtaggattataatatcataatcaCATTAAACTTGTCATATtaggaacttttttttgtaattaatacgagggaatttaaaataatttaatcttattatggtttcattaaaaaaaagcaattattgatagaataaaataataataaaataagaataatttcGTGTATCAAGTTCACCAACTGATTCGGAAACGATCAAATCAATTGAATAAGATATGATGtaaacaatattataataattattataaaataaattttcacgAGTGTAATGGGCCCGAGTGGCCCGACCTACTTCTACTAGTTATGGTCTCCACTCTACAAAATTGATTTCAACAACACAATTATAAAAtcctaatattaaaatttatttattattaaatttttgtaatgaaatttattataaaaatgaagtaaTTAAAGGTGTGGGGTATCAATggaattattttcaattattggaTTGGAGCAAGAAAGTATGGGCGGGTGAATgcttcaataaaattaaatcaatatatatatataactttattttttaaatcttatatGACAtcatcaactttaaaaaatacaaataattgaattgtTTATATTAGTGGCGAACACATGAGTCCGAAATTCCATAAAATTAAACCAATACGACCaaattttttctgtttttgcaTTAAACTGTgtgctattttttttgttcataaaataTCCAAGAAAAGtaagttttttattattttaattttggttatggaatatttacaattataccgccatgaaattaaaataataaataaagtcaatgtgttttaaagaaagattaatttttaagaaggaaatatttctaaattatttaaaattacgggttaattaattaattaattaatattattatgaattaaGATTAAGAAACTGATATAAAGTAGAAAAACATGATATTGGAGTATATGCAATTTCATCTGGGTGTTTCGATAAAGTTATGGGCAGCCCATAAATCGCCAAAATGGTAAGATTGAGagaatgtttttattaataatattggaATTTTGTGACGATTACAATGTCActttcatgaaaaaaaagactcaaaatttgaactcTTATATATGCTCATACAACTCGTTGGAACGTCGgtacaaataataattcatttataaaagtttataaattttaattgatataataattaatttgtaactAGAGAGGATTGTGATTTTAAATAAGGTTcgaataaatttaatattttatgttcgaagatattttttattgacatgatattttttatttgacgaagaacatatttttttgtatcaaCTAAATTGCCACAAATGTCGAgaattttagagagaaaaattagTGCTACATGTGACACAGAGAACATGTAAAGTTTTATTCTAAATGTCTCTGTCAAAGTCTCATCTTATCAACCTAATGAGAGAATGATACATTAACTTAGGGTAAACCCCATGTGCATGTGGGTTTGTGTTTTGGGTTATGTACATTATTTTGTTCCTCATTCATTTAACACCAAACTAAACTCCGACAATATACTTTACTAGTCACTTTTTATGTTCCTAAACAGTATCTTTTAATAATGGTTCGTCTAATCTTTCttcacaaataaatgaaaatcaatattattgATGCATAAATCTAGTCGAGCAAATTCGTGTTGGATCAGTGGGTGAGATTGGCTTCGAGTTGTCCAAAAATTGTAAGGTAATCTCTCACGCTAGTGTAGTGTGGTGTTGTGTTGCTATCAATGGTTAACAAATGATTAAGAGATATATAAGGTAAAGTTAAATTAGGTTGCAGCCTTTAATGAGAGGCGCTTTCCATACTTATTGTGGTTTGGTTTGAACATTAGTGTTAGAGTAATACAATTAATTGAGTGTAATcgataatgaattaaaaacgtcatattttattcatttttttaactttgtttGTGAGAtcgatatttatttttgacatttttggcactttattagattaataattgTGTCATAGACTTAAAATCCCACTTTAGGCACCATCTCAATTATAATCTatgcttttcaattttctaatcataaaaaaagaccgttcactttttattttaaaaaaatagatattaacaaaatgaaaaaaaaaaattcaagcaaAAGGACTCTAACAAACACATTGGGCCAAACTTTGTGTTCGATGTGGAGATTTTGACTGGGCCCATGGGCCATGGGCCATACCGCCACATGCCCACTTCCGACGTAACAGACACAAATTCGATGGTCCCACATGAACAACGCACGACAAATCGAACTGATTATGTCCAACTTGGCGgttctttttatctttctgTACTTTAGAAATattcattcaatatttatCATTGCCAATAGAAACTTGACACGTCACTCAATCATCTTCAACCTCATTCTCCTCCCTTATCAACGATAGCTGGTAAAATGTAGTTTCGTTAAGGGATCGTAATTGGGCCCAAGCGATCACTAAGGCCCATTAGGCCCAATATAACCTGGTGAAGAGTAACATAAAAGGGTATGAATTAtgacttcttttttatattttggttaaataaattaccttgtattcttaaataataataataatggctTCATTGTAGTTGCAGGATCTCCACAAAACAGAGCTCTAAGCTTTAATGACAAGCACAAAACaactctaaattttctttttaagtggTAAAGCTAAATACACATTTCGATGAACATTTTCCCAGACAAGCAAAACCTTCAGAGGTGACTTCTTCTATCACCtgtattattttttgataCAGTTATGTACACACACAAGTATTTGTTCACTTTCGATACAAGCAGAGCAGCCTGCTCACCACATTGAACAACAGGATAAGGCTTTGATCTCCATGTGTTGCTGCAGTGCAAATCATGATACCAATATTAGTATGTTAAGACTAAAAGAAATTGTGCTTAATACACTGAGTTGAGAGAGTTAGTTACCTCATGAAGGAAAATTAGCTTTTCATTCGGAGGTGTGAAACACTGCTCTCCAACATCAACAAGTAGATAATCTCCCACTAAAACTAATTACGGCTGTTGGATGTCTGCAGAGCTGGAGGGCCCTCGGCTTGAAAGAACACAACATGCTAACTTACTTCACATTGCCAATCTCGATCTGGGAGCGTGATAactgttttgttcttgacCTCTTATGCATGTGCCCTGTCTTTGATTTTTCGCTTTCAGTTGCTTTCTTCATTTCCAGCTCTATCTGCTTGCAGTTCTCCTCGTGGGCTCGGTTAAACATTCTCACAAAGTTGCATAAGGTTGATATAACTGCAGAACAATTTAGGGGCAAAAACAAATTAGACCAACAATGACACTGAAAGGAGCTTATCCCCCCCGGTAAGCATCTTGCATACTTCTTTTACTCATGATGAACAAGTACCTTGCTCAAAGGGGCAGCGAGCTGGATCTTCTCCAAAGTAAAGAATCAAAGAATCTACACTTCTACCCTGCAAAGTATCAAGCTCCACGTAAGCAACAACCTAATCCAACTAGAGGATCAAAGTTTGAACATGCACTGAGAAGCAGCACCTACCACGCTAGAGTACAGTGAAGCCAAAGTTCTCACTTCAGCTTCAGCAAAACGAAGGAACTCCTTTAAAACCTGAACCACCAAAGAGCGGGGAGGAGGGAAATGAAGTCAAGAGAGCACTGATAAAAATTAATGGCCAAATGACAGCAGAAGTTCCCAACTCAaggaatataaaatttttaaattttcgacTAGGATTCTATGTAAGTTAGATAGGTAAccttcttttgtttctcttttaaaaagtatctcataatttatttttttttctttttttatattaaagcagaattttttaaagatacaTTCAAATCTGTGTCATATAGGCAGAATTTCTCTCAATCtaagaaaatagataaaaaagaattctGTTTTTTCCATTAGAAAACTACTACCAGGGCTTCTGTGATACAGTAAGATGAATTAAGATGCATGCACCACAAAGAAAGGGAATATAAGAGAAAAGTCaagaagatgaacaaaacTAGGCCAAAATCACCTAAAACGTTCAGGCCATGTAGCATAGTAAAGAAGACCTAAGAGAAATGAGACTCAAGATTGCCACTATTATTTGGACAAATTCTTCAGGTTAACTCATTAAAGACAGTATTTCCTAGATCCCAAGAATCAGAGATGATGGTAGTTTCCAATTATCAAATATTAGCTGAACAGTGGTGAAAATAGTTTGCACTAACTCAGAATGCTTTAATACCGTTCGGAAATTATTGGATATAGGGCCATCATTTTCAGACATAGACAATTCTTGAACAACTTTCTCCAACCCTTTGCTAATTGATTGCATCTCCTCTGCCAAAACCTTTAATTGTTCCTGGATAGAAATCAAACCTGTCTCAGTCAAGGAGGCAACCCCTTCACCCACCCAACAAACTTTCCAAAAAGGAACCAACAAAGAGAGAATACCTTTGATGCAGGCTCCAAGCTTGGAAGATCGtttgaaaaatccaaaacttCTGGCAGTTTATCAGCAAGTATCTACACTTGTcaacaaacaataaaatcaGAAGACTAGTTCCAGTCTAAGAAGGATAGACACCACATAGACACGGTGATacataatctttttttaaaaaaaattgccaGGGCACGATAAGAAcatgtttattaaaatatatatcatt
This sequence is a window from Cucurbita pepo subsp. pepo cultivar mu-cu-16 chromosome LG04, ASM280686v2, whole genome shotgun sequence. Protein-coding genes within it:
- the LOC111793642 gene encoding CBL-interacting serine/threonine-protein kinase 6-like, which produces MAEKDRDGQSGVLHGKYELGRLLGHGTFAKVYHARNLQTGTNMAMKVVGKEKVIKVGMMEQIKREISVMKMVKHPNIVELHEVMASKSKIYFAMELVRGGELFSKISRGRLREDVARLYFQQLISAIDFCHSRGVYHRDLKPENLLLDDDGNLKVTDFGLSAFSEHLKQDGLLHTTCGTPAYVAPEVIGKKGYNGAKADLWSCGVILYVLLAGFLPFQDDNIVSMYRKIYRGDFKCPPWFSPEARRLITKLLDPNPSSRITTSKIMESSWFRKSTPRTVITKEEQEFDESKEKLKQSETLNAFHIISLSEGFDLSPLFEEKKREEKEELRFATTKPASSVISKLEEVAKAGKFSVKKSESRVRLQGEACGRKGKLAVAAEIFAVTPSFLVVEVKKDHGDTLEYRQFCSKELRPALKDIVWTSPTEKTVSG